The Hevea brasiliensis isolate MT/VB/25A 57/8 chromosome 1, ASM3005281v1, whole genome shotgun sequence genome has a window encoding:
- the LOC110632626 gene encoding protein ROOT HAIR SPECIFIC 17-like isoform X2 has product MKNKKRDNSHSFTAGVYRIFLVMLRRHHLFHLLYAFSCCLILLFVAFSLFFSPPPVANHHHSMENEESIGHDFWSSRLSKFYYGCSNASGSFQTADVKTNHNRYLLIATSGGLNQQRTGITDAVVAAYILNATLVVPKLDEKSFWKDTSNFSEIFDVDWFISFLSKDVKIIKQLPMKLGKVVTPYYMRVPRKCTPKCYENRVLPIFNKKHAIQLGKFDYRLSNRLDMDLQKLRCRVNYHALKFTDSILEMGKKLVERMRMKCNHFIALHLRFEADMLAFSGCYYGGGEKEKIELGAIRKRWLSLHQKNPEKVQRQGRCPLTPEEVGLMLRALGFGSDIHIYVASGEVYGGEETLIPLKALFPNFHSKETLASKEELAPFSLFSSRMAALDFIVCDESDVFVTNNNGNMARMLAGRRRYFGHKPTIKPNAKKLYRLFLNRHNMTWEEFASKVRTHQIGFMGGPNEVKPGRGEFHENPSSCICEDSEAKAGEYPTPHSYMHEGQGENNKKNVASYVSDELLTVDDHDQDWSDMDYVNGIGAQRKEGLYKNTLIGTDQPELEVLFAD; this is encoded by the exons ATGAAGAACAAGAAGAGAGATAACAGCCACAGCTTCACAGCTGGCGTCTATCGGATTTTCCTCGTCATGCTGCGGCGCCACCACTTGTTTCATCTCCTCTACGCCTTTTCATGTTGCCTCATCCTCCTCTTCGTTGCTTTCTCACTCTTCTTCTCCCCTCCTCCTGTCGCCAACCACCACCATTCAATG GAAAATGAAGAGAGCATAGGGCATGATTTCTGGAGCTCGAGATTATCGAAGTTCTACTATGGTTGCAGTAACGCCAGCGGCAGCTTTCAAA CTGCTGACGTAAAAACGAATCACAATCGGTACTTGTTGATTGCTACCAGTGGAGGTTTAAATCAACAGAGAACAGGG ATAACAGATGCTGTTGTTGCAGCTTATATTTTGAATGCTACTCTTGTTGTTCCAAAGCTGGATGAGAAATCGTTCTGGAAAGATACTAG TAATTTCTCTGAAATCTTTGATGTTGACTGGTTCATTTCATTCCTCTCAAAAGATGTTAAAATCATTAAACAGCTCCCAATGAAGTTAGGGAAAGTTGTGACTCCTTATTACATGCGCGTTCCAAGGAAGTGCACTCCAAAATGCTATGAGAATCGTGTTTTACCTATTTTTAATAAGAAACAT GCTATTCAGCTTGGGAAATTTGATTACAGGCTATCAAATAGGCTTGATATGGATTTACAAAAGCTGAGGTGCAGAGTCAACTACCATGCTTTAAAATTTACTGATTCTATTCTTGAAATGGGTAAAAAGTTGGTTGAGAGAATGAGAATGAAATGCAATCACTTTATTGCCTTGCACTTGAG GTTTGAAGCTGATATGCTTGCTTTCTCTGGATGTTATTATGGTGGtggagaaaaagaaaagataGAACTTGGTGCAATTCGGAAGAGGTGGTTAAGTTTACAT CAAAAGAACCCTGAGAAAGTGCAGAGGCAAGGAAGATGCCCGTTAACACCAGAGGAAGTTGGTCTTATGCTGCGAGCATTGGGTTTCGGAAGCGACATTCACATATATGTGGCATCAGGTGAAGTATATGGTGGTGAAGAGACTTTAATACCCCTCAAGGCTCTGTTTCCCAATTTTCATTCAAAAGAAACTTTAGCTAGCAAGGAAGAGTTGGCaccattttctttattttcttctcGCATGGCTGCACTAGACTTCATTGTTTGTGATGAAAGTGATGTATTTGTCACCAACAACAATGGCAACATGGCTAGAATGTTAGCTGGACGAAG GAGATATTTTGGACACAAGCCAACAATTAAGCCAAATGCTAAAAAACTTTACAGATTGTTCTTGAACCGACATAACATGACATGGGAAGAGTTTGCCTCCAAGGTTCGTACTCATCAAATTGGCTTCATGGGAGGGCCAAATGAGGTGAAACCTGGCAGGGGTGAGTTTCATGAAAACCCATCATCCTGCATATGCGAGGATTCTGAAGCAAAGGCTGGGGAATATCCAACTCCTCATAGTTACATGCATGAGGGCCAGGGAGAGAATAACAAAAAGAATGTTGCTAGCTATGTTTCTGATGAGCTCTTAACTGTGGACGACCACGACCAGGATTGGTCAGATATGGATTATGTGAACGGAATTGGTGCTCAAAGAAAGGAAGGCTTGTATAAAAATACCTTGATTGGGACAGATCAACCAGAATTGGAGGTGTTATTCGCTGACTGA
- the LOC110632626 gene encoding protein ROOT HAIR SPECIFIC 17-like isoform X1, with the protein MKNKKRDNSHSFTAGVYRIFLVMLRRHHLFHLLYAFSCCLILLFVAFSLFFSPPPVANHHHSMSKNSVIDTVNSTSDTKTAFRVAENEESIGHDFWSSRLSKFYYGCSNASGSFQTADVKTNHNRYLLIATSGGLNQQRTGITDAVVAAYILNATLVVPKLDEKSFWKDTSNFSEIFDVDWFISFLSKDVKIIKQLPMKLGKVVTPYYMRVPRKCTPKCYENRVLPIFNKKHAIQLGKFDYRLSNRLDMDLQKLRCRVNYHALKFTDSILEMGKKLVERMRMKCNHFIALHLRFEADMLAFSGCYYGGGEKEKIELGAIRKRWLSLHQKNPEKVQRQGRCPLTPEEVGLMLRALGFGSDIHIYVASGEVYGGEETLIPLKALFPNFHSKETLASKEELAPFSLFSSRMAALDFIVCDESDVFVTNNNGNMARMLAGRRRYFGHKPTIKPNAKKLYRLFLNRHNMTWEEFASKVRTHQIGFMGGPNEVKPGRGEFHENPSSCICEDSEAKAGEYPTPHSYMHEGQGENNKKNVASYVSDELLTVDDHDQDWSDMDYVNGIGAQRKEGLYKNTLIGTDQPELEVLFAD; encoded by the exons ATGAAGAACAAGAAGAGAGATAACAGCCACAGCTTCACAGCTGGCGTCTATCGGATTTTCCTCGTCATGCTGCGGCGCCACCACTTGTTTCATCTCCTCTACGCCTTTTCATGTTGCCTCATCCTCCTCTTCGTTGCTTTCTCACTCTTCTTCTCCCCTCCTCCTGTCGCCAACCACCACCATTCAATG TCTAAAAATTCAGTCATAGACACAGTAAACTCGACTTCGGATACGAAGACGGCGTTTCGTGTTGCG GAAAATGAAGAGAGCATAGGGCATGATTTCTGGAGCTCGAGATTATCGAAGTTCTACTATGGTTGCAGTAACGCCAGCGGCAGCTTTCAAA CTGCTGACGTAAAAACGAATCACAATCGGTACTTGTTGATTGCTACCAGTGGAGGTTTAAATCAACAGAGAACAGGG ATAACAGATGCTGTTGTTGCAGCTTATATTTTGAATGCTACTCTTGTTGTTCCAAAGCTGGATGAGAAATCGTTCTGGAAAGATACTAG TAATTTCTCTGAAATCTTTGATGTTGACTGGTTCATTTCATTCCTCTCAAAAGATGTTAAAATCATTAAACAGCTCCCAATGAAGTTAGGGAAAGTTGTGACTCCTTATTACATGCGCGTTCCAAGGAAGTGCACTCCAAAATGCTATGAGAATCGTGTTTTACCTATTTTTAATAAGAAACAT GCTATTCAGCTTGGGAAATTTGATTACAGGCTATCAAATAGGCTTGATATGGATTTACAAAAGCTGAGGTGCAGAGTCAACTACCATGCTTTAAAATTTACTGATTCTATTCTTGAAATGGGTAAAAAGTTGGTTGAGAGAATGAGAATGAAATGCAATCACTTTATTGCCTTGCACTTGAG GTTTGAAGCTGATATGCTTGCTTTCTCTGGATGTTATTATGGTGGtggagaaaaagaaaagataGAACTTGGTGCAATTCGGAAGAGGTGGTTAAGTTTACAT CAAAAGAACCCTGAGAAAGTGCAGAGGCAAGGAAGATGCCCGTTAACACCAGAGGAAGTTGGTCTTATGCTGCGAGCATTGGGTTTCGGAAGCGACATTCACATATATGTGGCATCAGGTGAAGTATATGGTGGTGAAGAGACTTTAATACCCCTCAAGGCTCTGTTTCCCAATTTTCATTCAAAAGAAACTTTAGCTAGCAAGGAAGAGTTGGCaccattttctttattttcttctcGCATGGCTGCACTAGACTTCATTGTTTGTGATGAAAGTGATGTATTTGTCACCAACAACAATGGCAACATGGCTAGAATGTTAGCTGGACGAAG GAGATATTTTGGACACAAGCCAACAATTAAGCCAAATGCTAAAAAACTTTACAGATTGTTCTTGAACCGACATAACATGACATGGGAAGAGTTTGCCTCCAAGGTTCGTACTCATCAAATTGGCTTCATGGGAGGGCCAAATGAGGTGAAACCTGGCAGGGGTGAGTTTCATGAAAACCCATCATCCTGCATATGCGAGGATTCTGAAGCAAAGGCTGGGGAATATCCAACTCCTCATAGTTACATGCATGAGGGCCAGGGAGAGAATAACAAAAAGAATGTTGCTAGCTATGTTTCTGATGAGCTCTTAACTGTGGACGACCACGACCAGGATTGGTCAGATATGGATTATGTGAACGGAATTGGTGCTCAAAGAAAGGAAGGCTTGTATAAAAATACCTTGATTGGGACAGATCAACCAGAATTGGAGGTGTTATTCGCTGACTGA